The following are from one region of the Halictus rubicundus isolate RS-2024b chromosome 15, iyHalRubi1_principal, whole genome shotgun sequence genome:
- the LOC143361581 gene encoding uncharacterized protein LOC143361581: protein MNRYAGCWLLVLILCILTNDLRAGPDGKSLSRRRRYVVFPEGSTFSIALCMTMHTLTPDDIFTEGVNWGISYDLPNESKPILEPFLQLKKDQMKPANKYGSYGSYGSNQLDKNAVAYPGWSSYDKYHFKPGKKKYYKPDYYYLQRRHRRDLYSKLETIMNAMNFDGRACVLRALCEASQRLMPKGNTLVEEMMRISFSFPLKRLFSSEPEEHRTYGSAHKAGHEGQDCASMFAGCSFSLIDMALGKYDAARTREQRFPAGYAAATDAVRSSGEWTRYNMK, encoded by the exons ATGAATCGGTACGCAGGTTGCTGGCTCCTCGTTTTAATATTGTGCATCCTTACGAACGATCTGCGAGCCGGCCCCGATGGAAAATCACTGTCGCGGAGGAGGCGTTACGTCGTGTTTCCGGAGGGTTCGACTTTCTCC ATTGCCCTCTGCATGACCATGCACACTCTGACGCCGGACGATATTTTCACGGAGGGGGTCAACTGGGGCATCTCGTACGATCTGCCGAACGAGAGCAAGCCGATCCTCGAGCCATTTTTGCAGCTCAAGAAGGATCAAATGAAACCGGCTAATAAGTACGGCAGCTACGGCAGCTACGGGAGCAACCAGCTCGACAAAAACGCTGTCGCCTATCCCGGATGGAGCAGCTACGACAAGTATCACTTCAAGCCTGgcaaaaagaaatattacaaaccCGATTACTATTATCTGCAGAGGAGGCATCGCAGGGACCTCTACAGCAAGCTCGAAACTATCATGAACGC GATGAACTTTGACGGCAGGGCGTGCGTGCTCCGAGCGCTCTGCGAGGCCTCCCAGCGTCTGATGCCGAAGGGAAACACTCTGGTCGAGGAGATGATGAGGATATCCTTCTC GTTCCCTTTGAAGCGGCTGTTCTCGTCCGAGCCGGAGGAGCATCGTACGTACGGCTCGGCTCATAAAGCGGGCCACGAGGGCCAAGATTGCGCCAGCATGTTCGCCGGATGCAGTTTCTCCCTCATCGACATGGCCCTCGGGAAATACGACGCGGCACGGACACGGGAGCAACGATTTCCGGCCGGATACGCTGCAGCCACCGATGCGGTACGCTCTTCCGGGGAGTGGACGAGGTACAACATGAAATAA
- the LOC143361770 gene encoding solute carrier family 25 member 32, with amino-acid sequence MSPIKTNSGSPGTTKVPMLSHVKYEHFVAGISGGVISTLMLHPLDLIKTRFAVNDGHSRTAPQYKGLKSAVTQIVKTEGVRGLYKGVTPNVLGSGGSWGCYFFFYNTIKGWIQGGNSRMPLGPSWHMFAAADAGILTLLMTNPLWVVKTRLCLQYTDDKHLPERLRYKGTIDAIQKIYRTEGIHGLYRGFVPGMFGVSHGAIQFMVYEELKNWYNGYLNVPIDTKLSTWEYIFFAAVSKLIAAASTYPYQVVRARLQDHHHNYSGSAECVRLIWRHERWRGFYKGLSANLTRVTPATMITIVTYEHVSHYLLQQRREREIQEERRHQPLLIKQN; translated from the exons ATGTCGCCGATAAAGACGAACAGCGGCTCGCCGGGGACCACCAAGGTTCCGATGCTGAGCCATGTGAAATACGAGCACTTTGTTGCCGGTATATCGGGCGGCGTGATCTCGACGTTGATGCTGCATCCGTTGGACCTGATCAAGACCAGATTCGCAG TGAACGATGGACATTCGCGAACTGCCCCGCAATACAAGGGGCTGAAGAGTGCTGTCACACAAATCGTTAAGACTGAAGGTGTGCGGGGACTTTACAAAGGCGTGACACCGAATGTGCTAGGATCTGGTGGTTCCTGGGgttgttactttttttt CTACAACACCATTAAGGGTTGGATCCAGGGTGGAAACAGTAGGATGCCTTTGGGACCATCGTGGCACATGTTCGCTGCAGCTGATGCTGGGATTCTCACATTGCTCATGACCAATCCGCTTTGGGTAGTAAAGACACGTTTGTGTTTACAGTACACCGATGACAAACATCTGCCGGAAAGGCTTCGATACAAAGGCACGATAGATGCGATTCAGAAAATTTATAGAACCGAAGGAATCCATGGTTTGTACAGG GGTTTCGTTCCTGGAATGTTCGGTGTTTCACACGGAGCTATCCAATTTATGGTGTACGAAGAGCTGAAGAACTGGTATAATGGTTATCTAAATGTTCCAATTGATACTAAGTTG AGCACATGGGAGTATATTTTCTTCGCAGCAGTATCGAAATTGATAGCTGCAGCTTCTACTTATCCTTATCAAGTAGTGCGAGCACGTCTTCAAGATCATCATCATAACTACAGTGGCAGCGCCGAATGCGTGCGATTGATATGGAG ACACGAACGGTGGCGCGGCTTTTACAAGGGTCTGAGCGCGAACCTGACCAGGGTGACACCGGCGACCATGATCACGATTGTTACTTATGAGCATGTGTCTCATTATTTACTGCAACAAAGACGGGAACGCGAGATCCAGGAAGAAAGGAGGCATCAGCCGCTTCTGATCAAACAGAATTGA
- the LOC143361355 gene encoding phospholipid-transporting ATPase IF has protein sequence MEQVARESGIVEENEPEIDHVTQGLDDLINLPYIEFEKNVKTCGLRLRRFIRKTFLKSHQWIRIPILLRTEHIYTYVILFWEAIFANGVRLQGSSTSRYTDQRVVTISPKIEPSRTVFPKNRVVSNKYTIWNFVPKNLFEQFRRVANFYFLMAALVAAVSSSTISPLTSILPLSFVVSVTACKQGYEDYRRYVEDKKINRRHVNVIRNKCVQPIHCESIVVGDLVKVSRDEDIPCDLLLMYSTEEDGRCCVTTANLDGETNLKTLIVPKVLSKMTTTEIVSMEATVTCQHPSSDLYGFHGKLVIEDDDSERSGHLSSENLVLRGCKLKYTEHIIGCAMYTGQDTKLSLNSKIRSSKFSTAEKSINKYIIAFMVLLMVEVIESCMMKTVMDSTAKWNSYLGGNRMITFLSLADDFLSFAVLYNYIVPISLYVTIELQKFLGSFFFSWDIDLYDEKTNQPALTNTSDLNEELGQVEFLFTDKTGTLTENMMVFKRCSVNGKMYMEKDCDGFLYSLPPSGVEQEAEKLVDWESELWHFMISIALCHTVQISPPSIRPSVIARRIEYRESFRQKRITRVNSSLLMHPDLPEYQAASADEKALVEASARCGVVFQNSTNDMIRLKAKDKELIFQKMEVLEFTSERKRMSVIVKDDHDDYWLYCKGADSAILPLIVSGKINETIAHVADFSMRGLRTLVVAYKKMSQAEYEKLIQKVENARQVIGIERGVHTEKAYNQMESGLTLLGVTAVEDRLQEEVQETLECLRIAGIKIWVLTGDKAETAENIAFLCGQFKDGTQVLRMVDIKTPQMCIDRIAHFERRMIVEPHNHYGLLVDGQSITVALNSCPSEFQSIGMTCEAVVCCRLTPLQKSEAMSLIKHASSRPHTAAIGDGGNDIAMIQEAHVGIGLMGKEGRQASMSSDFAIAKFRFLKKTLLVHGQWYYVRISTLTLYFFYKNILFITPQLLFGIHSGFSVQTFYDSMFLMLFNVIFTSVPIVFYGVLEQNYSADKLLRFPYLYKMYRHNYLLTNKRILLWSVLGFWHAIVIYFMTQVFIDVNPVSLYNNTPVDQWVFSTFVLHLVTLVANLQVLLHSSYWTVPLVTIVLLSELAFIAFAMCYSFVNRRYDGDMLTVFPKILSSMSLWLLAIVVVIVCLTPDYLILTYNGYMPARIKRRNEEHSHNVTSHANENGERRLSLTTFRRFPRVQLRGRFTPAKIV, from the exons ATGGAGCAGGTTGCCCGGGAATCGGGGATCGTCGAGGAGAACGAGCCGGAGATCGATCATGTCACGCAAGGCTTGGACGATCTGATTAACCTTCCGTACATAGAGTTCGAGAAGAACGTGAAAACGTGCGGGCTCAGGTTGAGGCGGTTCATTCGCAAAACGTTCCTGAAGTCGCACCAATGGATTCGCATACCGATCCTCCTGCGAACTGAACACATTTACACCTACGTGATACTTTTTTGGGAAGCAA TATTTGCTAACGGAGTGCGCTTACAGGGTTCTAGCACTTCGAGGTACACGGACCAACGAGTTGTAACCATCAGCCCCAAAATCGAACCGTCCCGAACTGTTTTCCCGAAGAATCGGGTTGTGTCGAACAAG TACACAATTTGGAACTTCGTGCCGAAGAATCTTTTCGAGCAGTTCCGACGAGTGGCAAATTTCTATTTCCTGATGGCGGCGCTCGTGGCAGCGGTGTCGAGTTCCACAATTTCGCCGTTGACCAGCATTTTACCATTGAGCTTCGTCGTTTCTGTGACCGCGTGCAAACAGGGGTACGAAGATTATCGCCGCTACGTGGAGGACAAAAAGATCAATCGAAGACACGTGAACGTTATTCGCAACAAGTGTGTACAG CCGATTCACTGCGAATCAATAGTGGTCGGTGATCTAGTGAAGGTGTCCCGGGACGAAGACATACCTTGCGATCTACTGCTTATGTATAGCACGGAAGAAGATGGCCGTTGCTGCGTTACCACCGCCAACCTTGACGGGGAGACCAACTTAAAG ACACTGATAGTCCCGAAGGTGCTCTCGAAGATGACCACAACGGAAATTGTGTCGATGGAGGCCACCGTCACTTGTCAGCACCCTTCGTCGGATCTGTACGGTTTCCACGGGAAGCTGGTGATCGAGGACGACGACAGCGAACGCAGCGGTCACCTAAGCAGCGAGAATTTAGTGCTCCGCGGTTGTAAATTGAAATACACCGAGCACATAATCGGATGCGCGATGTACACCGGGCAGGACACGAAATTGTCCTTGAACTCCAAGATCAGAAGTAGCAAATTTTCTACCGCCGAAAA ATCCATTAACAAGTACATCATCGCGTTCATGGTACTGCTGATGGTCGAGGTGATAGAATCTTGCATGATGAAAACTGTGATGGACTCGACAGCTAAATGGAATTCGTACCTCGGTGGCAACAGGATGATCACCTTTCTCTCGTTGGCTGACGATTTCCTCTCATTCGCGGTCTTGTACAACTACATCGTCCCCATATCGCTCTACGTCACAATAG AATTACAAAAATTCCTCGGTTCGTTTTTCTTCAGCTGGGACATCGACCTGTACGACGAGAAAACGAATCAACCGGCGTTGACCAACACATCGGACCTAAACGAGGAACTGGGTCAGGTCGAGTTCCTGTTCACGGACAAGACGGGCACGTTGACCGAAAACATGATGGTGTTCAAGCGTTGCTCCGTCAACggaaaaatgtatatggaaaaggATTGCGACGGGTTTCTCTATTCGTTGCCTCCCAGCGGGGTGGAACAGGAAGCCGAGAAACTGGTCGACTGGGAG TCGGAGCTCTGGCACTTCATGATAAGCATCGCGCTGTGCCACACGGTTCAAATTTCGCCGCCGAGTATAAGACCGTCTGTCATTGCGAGGCGCATCGAGTATCGCGAAAGCTTCAGGCAGAAGAGGATAACTCGAGTAAATAGTTCGTTATTGATGCATCCGGATTTACCGGAGTACCAG GCAGCGTCGGCAGACGAGAAAGCATTGGTGGAGGCTAGCGCCAGATGTGGAGTTGTGTTTCAAAACAGCACTAACGACATGATTCGGCTGAAAGCCAAGGACAAGGAGTTGATCTTCCAGAAGATGGAGGTCCTAGAGTTCACTTCCG AACGAAAGAGGATGTCGGTAATAGTGAAGGACGACCATGACGATTACTGGCTGTACTGCAAGGGGGCCGATTCGGCCATTTTGCCGTTGATAGTGTCGGGGAAGATCAACGAAACAATCGCTCACGTGGCCGACTTTTCTATG AGAGGATTGCGAACGTTGGTGGTCGCGTACAAGAAGATGAGTCAGGCGGAATACGAGAAACTGATTCAGAAAGTGGAGAACGCGAGACAAGTGATCGGCATAGAGCGAGGGGTGCACACCGAGAAAGCTTACAATCAAATGGAGAGCGGCCTGACTTTGTTAGGCGTGACAGCCGTCGAGGATCGTCTTCAGGAAGAGGTGCAAGAGACGCTCGAGTGTTTGCGAATCGCGGGCATCAAG ATATGGGTGTTGACCGGCGACAAAGCggaaaccgcggagaacataGCCTTCTTGTGCGGTCAGTTCAAAGACGGAACTCAAGTCCTGAGAATGGTGGACATAAAGACGCCGCAAATGTGCATAGACCGAATTGCACATTTCGA GCGGCGAATGATAGTCGAACCCCATAACCACTACGGTCTACTAGTCGACGGACAGAGTATAACCGTGGCCTTGAACAGCTGTCCCAGTGAATTCCAATCGATCGGAATGACCTGCGAGGCGGTGGTCTGCTGCAGGCTGACACCTTTGCAAAAGAGCGAGGCAA TGAGTTTGATCAAGCACGCCAGCTCCCGCCCGCACACCGCTGCTATCGGCGACGGGGGCAACGACATTGCGATGATACAGGAGGCTCACGTTGGGATCGGATTAATGGGCAAAGAGGGTCGCCAGGCATCGATGAGTTCCGATTTCGCGATAGCGAAGTTTCGATTTCTGAAGAAAACGCTGCTGGTACACGGTCAGTGGTACTACGTGCGAATCAGCACGCTGACGTTGTACTTCTTTTACAAGAACATATTGTTCATCACGCCGCAGCTATTGTTCGGCATTCACAGCGGTTTCTCCGTTCAG ACGTTTTACGACAGTATGTTTTTGATGCTGTTCAATGTGATATTCACGTCGGTGCCGATCGTGTTTTACGGAGTGTTGGAGCAAAATTACAGCGCCGACAAGCTGCTGCGGTTCCCTTATCTGTACAAAATGTACAGGCATAATTATTTGTTGACGAACAAACGGATACTCCTGTGGAGTGTTCTAG GTTTCTGGCATGCTATTGTCATATATTTTATGACGCAAGTTTTCATAGATGTTAATCCCGTCAGTCTGTATAATAACACGCCGGTGGATCAGTGGGTTTTCAGCACGTTCGTTCTCCATTTGGTCACGTTGGTGGCCAATCTACAG GTGTTGCTGCACAGTTCGTATTGGACGGTACCGTTGGTGACGATAGTGCTACTCTCGGA
- the LOC143361771 gene encoding uncharacterized protein LOC143361771, protein MLRRVTVCYLAWLSSVSGVKNITGGVSRHLRSIGFPEGSGMGIFFALGVPVDIPNKSVIFSLYFEANYPLPNSSYYWDEPYLWKRSLDRQLAYRVLVNKLKSVGYSGEDCLLKMICETANEPLSNNGVLGDILQILFTPSSSQDEHLPSEIVQAEYAEDCDNYHRNCPQSPLALISRYDLKTSS, encoded by the exons ATGCTCCGCCGCGTCACGGTGTGTTATCTCGCGTGGCTGTCGAGCGTTTCAGGGGTAAAAAACATCACCGGCGGCGTATCAAGACACCTGAGATCGATAGGGTTCCCGGAGGGCAGCGGAATGGGG ATATTCTTCGCCCTCGGCGTGCCCGTCGACATCCCGAACAAATCGGTGATATTTTCGTTGTACTTCGAGGCGAACTACCCCCTGCCGAATTCCAGTTATTATTGGGACGAGCCGTATTTATGGAAGCGCAGCCTGGACCGACAACTGGCGTACCGCGTTCTCGTGAACAAATTAAAaag CGTCGGCTACTCGGGGGAGGATTGTCTGCTGAAAATGATCTGCGAAACGGCGAACGAACCTCTGTCCAACAACGGTGTGCTCGGcgatattttacaaattttattcaC GCCGTCCTCCTCGCAAGACGAGCATCTTCCAAGCGAGATCGTCCAGGCAGAATACGCAGAGGATTGCGACAACTACCATAGGAATTGCCCGCAGAGTCCGCTCGCATTGATTAGCAGATACGATCTCAAAACTAGCAGCTGA
- the LOC143361821 gene encoding 2-oxoglutarate dehydrogenase, mitochondrial encodes MYASLRSRCFVQHLCRGCTHRCARAQFFDARKRLARFKHDDSRRYENLLNMSNSQYLDYIYQLWRKNPESVSPSWEPFFRFVFEDGPVSPVKEKPSSWRVSSTPPVVPSNLVAAPTAPGFPQQSARTKSDSEMQGDSFISGALDINATIRAYQARGHLIADIDPLRIQNPESYKLQGTPNLPPAIVVRQHLKGMTEGDMDREFPLAPFTVIGGPKRSLPLREILTRLNQVYCGHLGLEYTYIHDLTVLDWMRGKFEVPGAWELPAEHRKFIWLNIMRAVTFEGFLAKKYPTEKRFGLEGCESFIPSMVECMETSAEKGVESVVIGMAHRGRLNTLINVCSKPLHQLLTQFNPIALEGFGSGDVKYHLGTHAEKILERTKKKMMVAVMANPSHLEAIDPVIVGRVRAEQVEKNDARFGKKSMAILVHGDAAFSGQGIVYETMHLTDLPEYTTGGVVHVVINNQIGFTTDPRYSRSSVHCTDVARVINAPIFHVHGDDPDLVTYCSKVACEYRAEFSNDVVVDVVGYRRFGHNELDEPMLTQPLMYKRIKEHPNVLTVYSDKLLREGVITEAYAQEEIQKFWDHCEAEFTKAQTFDSMNLSDWHDIPWTDFFANQSPKIGIPPTGFDVETMKAICKHISTPPTDILPHPQVLRVMDKRAQLMESRRADWAMGECLAFLSLLKEGHHVRLSGEDVERGTFSHRVHIIHDQNKDKVYKNLLHNVFPGQALYTVSNSSLSEYGVAGFEVGYSSYNHNTLTIWEGQFGDFANTCQVTLDTILSSGQAKWGRQVGLVLLLPHGMEGQGPEHSSARPERFLQLCDDDYIYVPGTEPGAPQGETPEQIMTRQLFEINWIVCNLTTPANLCHALRRQILMPFRKPLVVMSPKSLLRHPMALSPFEEMEPGTTFKPILSDPFVKPGNIQKVVLCSGKVFYDAVTNRQEKQLEDKIAIIRIEQLCPFPYHLLKQEVAKYPNTKIMWLQEEHKNQGGYDYARNRIALALGLRLEDISYAGRPPSSAPSTGSKIIYSKEYNEMLDAAMRLD; translated from the exons ATGTACGCGAGCCTGCGATCGAGATGTTTCGTGCAGCATCTTTGTCGTGGTTGCACGCACCGGTGCGCACGGGCGCAATTTTTCGACGCGCGGAAACGCCTCGCGCGGTTCAAGCACGACGACAGCCGCAGGTACGAGAACTTGCTCAACATGAGCAACAGTCAATACTTGGACTACATCTACCAGCTATGGCGGAAGAATCCGGAGTCCGTGAGTCCCTCGTGGGAACCGTTTTTCCGATTCGTTTTCGAAGACGGTCCGGTCAGTCCGGTGAAAGAGAAGCCGTCGTCGTGGCGCGTCTCGTCGACGCCACCGGTGGTGCCCTCGAATTTGGTGGCCGCGCCGACAG CGCCCGGGTTCCCTCAGCAAAGCGCGAGAACGAAATCGGACAGCGAGATGCAGGGCGACAGTTTCATCAGCGGGGCCTTGGACATCAACGCAACGATCAGAGCTTATCAA GCACGCGGTCATCTGATCGCCGACATCGATCCTCTCCGCATACAAAACCCGGAGTCCTACAAGCTTCAGGGCACGCCTAATTTGCCACCGGCTATCGTCGTCAGACAACATCTGAAGGGCATGACCGAAGGTGACATGGACAGGGAGTTCCCCTTAGCGCCCTTCACCGTGATCGGAGGCCCTAAACGGAGTCTCCCGTTGCGCGAAATACTGACCAGATTGAATCAAGTTTACTGCGGACACTTGGGCCTCGAGTACACTTACATTCACGATCTCACGGTG TTGGACTGGATGAGGGGGAAATTCGAGGTACCAGGTGCTTGGGAGCTTCCAGCCGAACACAGAAAGTTCATTTGGTTGAATATCATGCGAGCGGTGACGTTCGAAGGCTTTTTGGCGAAGAAGTACCCCACGGAGAAGAGGTTCGGTCTAGAGGGTTGCGAGTCTTTCATCCCGTCGATGGTGGAGTGCATGGAAACGTCGGCGGAGAAGG GTGTAGAGTCCGTGGTCATAGGCATGGCTCATCGTGGTCGCCTGAACACTCTGATCAACGTTTGCTCGAAACCGCTGCACCAATTGCTTACCCAATTCAACCCGATTGCTCTGGAAGGTTTCGGTTCCGGCGACGTCAAGTACCACTTGGGCACGCACGCGGAGAAAATATTGGAAAG AACCAAGAAGAAAATGATGGTCGCCGTGATGGCGAATCCTTCGCATTTGGAGGCGATCGATCCTGTAATCGTTGGTCGCGTTCGAGCTGAGCAAGTCGAGAAGAATGACGCGCGAT TTGGTAAAAAGTCGATGGCCATTTTGGTGCACGGCGACGCCGCTTTCTCCGGACAGGGTATCGTTTACGAGACCATGCATCTGACTGACCTGCCCGAGTACACAACCGGCGGGGTCGTTCACGTTGTTATTAACAATCAG ATTGGTTTTACCACTGATCCGAGATATTCCCGATCCAGCGTACACTGTACCGATGTCGCCCGTGTCATCAACGCGCCCATATTCCACGTGCACGGCGATGACCCTGACTTGGTGACCTACTGCAGCAAAGTTGCTTGCGAGTACAG AGCCGAGTTCAGCAACGACGTGGTGGTGGACGTGGTGGGTTACCGGAGATTCGGACACAACGAGCTGGACGAGCCGATGTTGACTCAGCCGTTGATGTACAAACGGATCAAGGAACATCCGAACGTGCTCACCGTTTACTCGGACAAGTTGTTGAGAGAGGGAGTGATCACCGAGGCGTACGCCCAAGAA GAGATACAAAAGTTCTGGGACCATTGCGAGGCGGAGTTCACCAAGGCGCAGACGTTCGACTCGATGAATTTGAGCGACTGGCACGACATACCGTGGACCGATTTCTTCGCGAACCAGAGCCCGAAGATCGGCATTCCACCGACCGGGTTCGACGTGGAGACGATGAAGGCGATCTGCAAACACATATCCACACCGCCGACAGACATTCTGCCTCATCCTCAA GTGCTGAGGGTGATGGACAAGAGAGCACAGTTAATGGAGTCGCGCAGAGCAGACTGGGCGATGGGCGAGTGTCTCGCGTTTCTCAGTTTGCTGAAAGAAGGTCACCACGTGAGATTGTCCGGCGAGGATGTCGAGCGAGGCACGTTCTCCCATCGCGTGCACATAATCCACGACCAGAACAAGGACAAGGTTTATAAAAATCTTCTGCACAACGTGTTCCCCGGACAAGCATTGTATACCGTCTCGAACTCGTCGTTGTCGGAGTATGGCGTTGCGG GATTCGAGGTAGGGTACTCGTCCTACAATCACAACACTCTAACAATCTGGGAAGGACAGTTCGGGGATTTCGCGAACACTTGTCAG GTCACCCTGGACACGATCCTCAGTTCCGGACAGGCAAAATGGGGTAGACAAGTAGGATTGGTTCTTCTTCTGCCGCACGGAATGGAAGGTCAAGGCCCGGAACATTCCTCCGCGAGACCCGAACGGTTTCTTCAGCTTTGCGACGACGACTATATATATGTTCCGGGTACCGAGCCAGGAGCTCCCCAGGGAGAGACTCCCGAGCAGATTATGACTCGACAGCTCTTCGAGATCAACTGGATCGTTTGTAATTTGACCACTCCCGCGAATCTCTGTCACGCTCTTCGTCGTCAGATACTGATGCCGTTCCGAAAGCCGCTG GTTGTCATGTCGCCGAAATCTCTGCTACGTCACCCGATGGCATTGTCGCCGTTCGAAGAAATGGAACCGGGCACCACGTTCAAACCGATTCTCTCGGACCCGTTCGTCAAGCCGGGCAACATACAGAAGGTGGTGCTTTGCAGCGGGAAGGTGTTCTACGACGCGGTCACGAACCGCCAGGAGAAACAATTGGAAGACAAGATAGCGATCATCCGTATCGAGCAGCTATGCCCGTTCCCGTATCACCTTCTCAAGCAGGAAGTGGCGAAGTACCCTAACACGAAG ATCATGTGGTTGCAAGAGGAGCACAAGAACCAAGGCGGGTACGACTACGCGAGGAACAGGATAGCTCTGGCTTTGGGTCTCCGTTTGGAGGACATCAGTTATGCCGGCAGACCGCCATCGTCTGCCCCGTCGACCGGCAGCAAGATCATTTACTCGAAAGAGTACAATGAGATGTTGGATGCCGCGATGAGGCTCGATTGA